The Gilliamella apicola genome window below encodes:
- the mukB gene encoding chromosome partition protein MukB codes for MIGHGKFHSLTLINWNGFFARTFDLDKLVTTLSGGNGAGKSTTMAAFVTALIPDLTLLHFRNTTEAGATSGSRDKGLHGKLKPGVCYSMLDVINSRNQRIICGVRLQQVAGRDKKVDIKPFLIQGLSVGITPTELVTERLNDKQARILSLPELKEKIEGMDGVIFKQFNSITDYHSVMFDFGVLPKRLRTSSDRSKYYRLIEASLYGGISSAITRSLRDYLLPENSGVRKAFQDMEAALRENRMTLEAIRVTQSDRDLFKHLITESTNYVAADYMRHANERRIHIESMLGLRRDMFKTQDLLLSNQFRQVEMAKELKEYQEAQSDLETDLQAANDHLNLAQTALRQQEKIDRYQADLDDLNVKLEEQNEVVLEAKEQYQIYRDQFEHTEQEVDEIKTQLADYQQALDVQQTRAIQYQQALQALKNAQSLCQLPKLGLSNIENHFEEFDEKQKEITEQVLELEQRLSVSDAAINQFDRAYQLVVKLVGDVVRSDAFIAAKEALRIWPSQCYQADQAEHLQLQLDELEQRFFEQKEAESLLTQFCKRIGRQVNYDDLDELKQELEVQLDESAELANESSEKRIEFRQELEQIQAKITEYRQKAPIWLKAQDVLISLQEQTGQIFTNSQAVTQHMQYLLEQERVLVTERDQINFRRNQLDIQIEQLNQPSGVDDGRLSALAERFNGVLLSEIYEDVTINDAPYFSAVYGPSRQAIVVPDLSLVKAQLETLTASEEDYPEDIYFIEGDPSSFDDSVFDCEEMDKAVLVKTGDRQWRFSSFPKVPLFGRAAREVHLEKLSAERDELHERYATISFDLQKLQRIEQNVGQFIGQYLAVAFDIDPEAEAQKLATRRTEIERQLSSQESIDKQNQQQVLSLKEQLTTVNRLVAQMHLLADDDLADRVDDLREQVAEAQEAVQYVSRNRNTVSELEPIVAVLQSDPEQNEALREQYNTVKAQQQTIRQQIFALTEVMQRRSHFSYEDSAGMLGENTDLNEKLRSRLEVVEAQRTESRRQMQQYQDKYNQYNQTFASLKSAFETKRDMLNELQNEIEQIGVKADAITEERARIRRDEIHQKLNNNRQQCTSLEKQLIVCEGEMTQMQKRLTQTLRDYKQLREQVVQAKAGWCLVLRLVRDNSVERRLHRRELAYLSADELRSMSDKALGSLRLAVNDNEHLRDVLRLSEDPKRPERKIQFYIAVYKHLRERIRQDIVKTDDPIEAIEQMEIELSRLTEELTSREQQLAISSKSVANIIRKTIQREQNRIRMLNQGLQAVAFGQVNGVRLNVNVREAHSSLLAALSDEQSEHQDLFSNNRITFSEALAKLYQRLNPHIDMGQRTAQNIGEELLDYRNYLEMDVEVNRGADGWLRAESGALSTGEAIGTGMSILLMVIQSWEEESKRLRNKDISPCRLLFLDEAARLDAKSIATLFELCERLEMQLIIAAPENISPEKGTTYKLVRKVINNQEHVHVVGLKGFA; via the coding sequence ATGATTGGACATGGTAAGTTTCACTCATTGACACTAATAAACTGGAATGGTTTTTTTGCTCGAACCTTTGATTTGGATAAATTAGTTACTACACTTTCTGGTGGAAATGGTGCGGGTAAATCAACCACAATGGCAGCTTTTGTTACTGCTTTAATTCCTGATTTAACTTTATTACATTTTAGAAACACAACCGAAGCAGGGGCAACATCTGGTTCACGAGATAAAGGTTTACACGGAAAATTAAAACCTGGTGTTTGTTACTCTATGCTTGACGTAATTAATTCTCGTAATCAACGTATAATTTGTGGAGTACGTCTACAGCAAGTCGCTGGCCGAGATAAAAAAGTCGATATTAAACCTTTTTTGATACAAGGTTTATCTGTTGGTATTACTCCAACAGAATTAGTCACTGAACGTTTAAACGATAAACAAGCGCGGATCCTTTCATTACCTGAATTAAAAGAAAAAATTGAAGGAATGGATGGCGTAATTTTTAAACAATTTAACTCAATTACTGACTATCATTCGGTGATGTTTGACTTTGGTGTATTACCAAAACGTCTTCGTACATCGTCTGATCGTAGCAAATATTATCGCCTGATCGAAGCTTCACTTTATGGCGGTATTTCAAGCGCAATTACTCGTTCATTACGTGATTATCTATTACCCGAAAATAGTGGTGTGCGTAAAGCTTTCCAAGATATGGAAGCCGCACTACGTGAAAATCGAATGACATTAGAAGCCATTAGAGTTACACAATCTGATCGGGATTTGTTCAAACATCTTATTACCGAATCGACTAATTATGTAGCTGCTGACTACATGCGTCATGCTAATGAGCGTCGTATACATATTGAATCCATGCTAGGCTTACGCCGAGATATGTTTAAAACACAAGATCTGCTTTTAAGTAATCAATTCCGCCAAGTTGAAATGGCGAAAGAGTTGAAAGAATATCAAGAAGCACAAAGCGATTTGGAAACCGATTTACAAGCAGCTAATGATCATCTAAATCTTGCACAAACGGCGTTGCGTCAACAAGAAAAGATTGATCGCTATCAAGCAGATTTAGATGATTTAAATGTAAAGCTTGAAGAACAAAATGAAGTAGTACTTGAAGCTAAGGAACAATATCAAATTTATCGTGATCAATTTGAACACACAGAACAAGAAGTTGATGAAATAAAAACACAACTGGCTGATTACCAGCAAGCGCTTGATGTTCAACAAACCCGAGCTATTCAATATCAACAAGCACTGCAAGCCCTTAAAAATGCGCAGTCTTTATGCCAATTACCTAAATTAGGTCTTAGTAATATTGAAAATCATTTTGAAGAGTTTGATGAAAAACAAAAAGAGATAACTGAACAAGTATTAGAACTTGAGCAAAGACTCAGTGTTTCTGATGCTGCGATTAATCAATTTGATAGAGCTTATCAACTTGTTGTTAAATTAGTGGGTGATGTGGTTCGCAGTGATGCATTTATTGCTGCCAAAGAAGCATTAAGAATATGGCCATCACAATGTTATCAAGCTGATCAAGCTGAACATTTACAATTACAACTAGATGAATTAGAACAACGTTTTTTTGAACAAAAAGAAGCAGAATCATTATTAACCCAATTTTGTAAACGTATTGGTCGTCAAGTTAATTACGATGATCTAGATGAGTTAAAACAAGAGCTTGAAGTACAATTAGACGAGAGTGCTGAGCTAGCTAATGAATCGAGCGAAAAACGTATTGAATTCAGACAAGAACTGGAACAAATACAAGCGAAGATTACCGAATATCGACAAAAAGCACCTATATGGTTAAAAGCGCAAGATGTCTTAATTTCTTTGCAAGAACAAACTGGTCAAATATTTACTAATAGCCAAGCGGTCACGCAACATATGCAATACTTGCTTGAACAGGAGCGAGTACTTGTTACTGAACGTGATCAAATCAATTTTAGACGTAATCAGCTAGATATACAAATTGAACAACTTAATCAACCCAGTGGGGTTGATGATGGACGATTATCGGCATTGGCAGAACGATTCAATGGCGTATTACTATCTGAAATTTATGAAGATGTTACTATTAATGATGCACCTTACTTTTCAGCGGTATATGGCCCATCAAGGCAAGCTATTGTGGTGCCCGATTTATCCTTAGTAAAAGCACAACTCGAAACTCTTACTGCAAGTGAAGAAGATTATCCTGAAGATATCTATTTTATTGAGGGTGATCCATCGTCATTTGATGATAGCGTGTTCGATTGCGAAGAGATGGATAAAGCTGTATTGGTTAAAACAGGCGATCGTCAGTGGCGTTTTTCTAGCTTTCCTAAAGTACCATTATTTGGTAGAGCTGCACGTGAAGTTCATCTTGAAAAATTATCGGCTGAACGAGACGAACTTCATGAACGTTATGCAACTATTTCTTTTGATTTACAAAAGTTACAACGAATTGAGCAAAATGTTGGGCAATTTATCGGTCAATATTTAGCGGTAGCTTTTGATATTGATCCTGAAGCTGAAGCTCAAAAATTAGCAACTAGGCGTACTGAAATCGAACGTCAGTTATCATCACAAGAAAGTATTGATAAACAAAATCAGCAACAAGTATTAAGCCTTAAAGAACAATTAACTACCGTTAATCGACTTGTTGCACAAATGCATTTATTGGCTGATGACGATCTTGCAGATCGAGTTGATGACTTGCGTGAACAAGTAGCAGAAGCACAAGAAGCAGTACAATATGTCAGTCGGAACCGTAATACAGTTTCAGAGCTGGAGCCAATTGTTGCTGTTTTACAAAGCGATCCTGAACAAAATGAAGCTTTACGAGAGCAATACAACACCGTAAAAGCGCAACAACAAACTATTCGCCAACAAATATTTGCGTTAACTGAAGTGATGCAGCGTCGATCTCACTTTAGTTATGAAGACTCGGCTGGTATGTTAGGTGAAAATACTGATTTAAATGAAAAATTGCGTTCTCGATTGGAAGTGGTTGAAGCACAAAGAACTGAATCCCGTCGTCAAATGCAGCAATATCAAGATAAATATAATCAGTATAATCAGACATTTGCTTCATTAAAAAGTGCTTTTGAAACTAAGCGAGATATGCTTAATGAACTACAAAATGAGATAGAACAAATTGGTGTAAAAGCCGATGCGATTACCGAAGAGCGTGCCAGAATACGACGTGATGAAATTCATCAAAAACTTAATAATAATCGTCAGCAATGTACCTCCCTTGAAAAACAATTGATTGTTTGTGAAGGCGAAATGACACAAATGCAAAAACGTTTGACCCAAACATTGCGCGATTACAAGCAATTACGTGAACAAGTGGTACAAGCTAAAGCTGGGTGGTGTTTAGTATTACGATTAGTCAGAGATAATAGTGTTGAGCGTCGATTACATCGCCGGGAACTTGCTTATCTAAGTGCTGATGAGCTACGTTCTATGTCGGATAAGGCATTGGGTTCACTACGTTTGGCTGTGAATGATAATGAACATCTGCGTGATGTATTAAGGCTATCCGAAGATCCAAAACGACCTGAGCGTAAAATTCAATTCTATATTGCAGTTTATAAACATCTGCGAGAACGAATTCGACAAGATATAGTGAAAACCGATGATCCAATTGAAGCTATTGAACAAATGGAAATCGAATTATCTCGCTTAACTGAAGAACTTACTTCGCGTGAGCAGCAATTAGCGATAAGTTCCAAAAGCGTGGCCAATATTATACGTAAAACCATTCAACGTGAGCAAAATCGTATCCGCATGTTAAATCAAGGTTTACAAGCAGTGGCATTTGGTCAAGTTAATGGTGTACGTTTAAACGTAAATGTTCGTGAGGCCCATTCTTCATTATTAGCTGCTTTGTCTGATGAGCAAAGTGAACATCAAGATCTGTTTAGCAACAATCGAATCACTTTCTCAGAAGCTTTAGCTAAACTGTATCAACGCTTAAATCCACATATTGATATGGGGCAACGTACTGCGCAGAATATCGGTGAGGAGTTGCTTGACTATCGAAACTATTTAGAGATGGACGTTGAGGTTAATCGTGGTGCTGATGGGTGGTTACGTGCCGAAAGTGGTGCTTTATCAACAGGTGAAGCGATTGGTACTGGTATGTCAATTTTATTGATGGTAATTCAAAGCTGGGAAGAAGAATCAAAGCGCCTACGTAATAAAGATATTTCACCATGCCGACTATTATTTTTAGATGAGGCCGCTCGTCTTGATGCCAAATCAATTGCAACGCTTTTTGAGCTATGTGAACGATTAGAAATGCAACTCATTATTGCAGCACCTGAAAATATCAGTCCAGAAAAAGGAACTACTTATAAATTAGTTCGTAAAGTTATCAATAATCAAGAGCATGTTCATGTTGTTGGATTAAAAGGCTTTGCTTAA
- the mukF gene encoding chromosome partition protein MukF, giving the protein MMDFSQSVPELVSWAKKNDFSIALPVERLAFLLAIAVLNSERFDGEMTESELIDAFRHVSQIFEQSEDTITVRANNAINDLVRQRLITRFASEMTDGYSIYRLTPLGIGISDYYIRQREFSSLRLSIQLSIVAQELKRAADAAVEGGDDLHWHRNVFAPLKYSVAEIFDSIDITQRVMDEQQAEVKQNISALLSQDWQAAISSCEGLLTETSQTLRELQDTLAAAGDKLQASLLLIQDATLDNPELDKINNVVLDLQSKLDRIIGWGQKAIDLWIGYDRHVHKFIRTAIDLDKNRVFSQRLRKSIQSYFDLPWSLTFANADRLLDMRDEELALHDAEVTGELPSELEFEMIEEIQEHIIRHIEQNLLIFKQENKPLDIGIAICSYLAQFPREQHFDIARLFIDQAIRLGIAEDDLLGIPSEWKPINDYGAKVQAHVINRY; this is encoded by the coding sequence ATGATGGATTTTTCCCAATCAGTACCTGAATTGGTCTCTTGGGCAAAAAAGAATGATTTTTCAATTGCTTTACCTGTTGAAAGGTTAGCTTTTTTATTGGCTATTGCCGTATTAAATAGCGAGCGCTTTGATGGTGAAATGACTGAATCGGAATTAATTGATGCTTTTCGACATGTTTCACAGATTTTTGAACAAAGCGAAGATACTATCACTGTAAGAGCTAATAATGCCATTAATGATTTAGTGCGTCAGCGTTTAATTACACGTTTTGCAAGTGAAATGACTGATGGTTATTCGATTTATCGTTTAACTCCTCTTGGAATAGGGATCTCTGATTATTATATTCGACAGCGTGAGTTTTCGTCACTCCGTTTATCCATTCAATTATCTATTGTGGCACAAGAATTGAAACGTGCTGCAGATGCAGCAGTCGAAGGAGGGGATGATTTACATTGGCATCGAAATGTCTTTGCCCCTTTAAAATATTCTGTAGCTGAAATTTTTGATAGTATTGATATAACACAACGAGTTATGGATGAGCAACAAGCTGAAGTTAAGCAAAATATATCTGCTTTATTAAGCCAAGATTGGCAGGCAGCAATTAGTAGTTGTGAAGGATTATTAACAGAGACATCACAAACACTTCGTGAGTTGCAAGATACTTTAGCTGCAGCAGGCGATAAACTACAAGCCAGTTTGTTATTAATTCAAGATGCAACGCTTGATAATCCTGAACTTGATAAAATAAACAATGTAGTACTAGATTTACAAAGTAAATTAGATCGAATTATTGGTTGGGGGCAAAAAGCGATAGACCTTTGGATAGGTTATGATAGACATGTTCATAAATTTATTAGAACAGCGATTGATTTAGATAAAAACCGTGTATTTTCTCAACGGTTACGTAAATCAATTCAGAGTTACTTTGATTTACCATGGTCTCTTACGTTTGCAAATGCTGATCGTTTGCTCGATATGCGTGATGAAGAACTCGCATTACACGACGCAGAAGTTACTGGTGAATTACCTTCAGAACTTGAATTTGAAATGATTGAAGAGATTCAAGAACATATTATTAGACATATTGAACAAAATTTATTGATTTTTAAACAAGAAAATAAACCACTTGATATTGGTATTGCAATTTGTAGCTATTTGGCACAATTTCCACGCGAACAACATTTTGATATAGCAAGGTTATTTATCGATCAGGCTATTCGACTTGGTATTGCCGAAGATGATTTGCTCGGTATACCTAGCGAATGGAAACCTATTAACGATTATGGAGCTAAGGTACAAGCACATGTCATCAACAGATACTAA
- the mukE gene encoding chromosome partition protein MukE: protein MERIAASSQASIDKYMPVKLAQAIANPIFPELDSTLRSGRHIGIDELDHHAFLMDFQLELEQFYQRYNVELIRAPEGFFYLRPRSTTLIPRSILSELEMLVGKVLCYLYLSPERLAHEGIFTLQELFEELISLADENKLLKLVNQRSTGSDLDRQKLFDKVKTALNRLRRLGMIYFIVGNDSSRFRINESIFRFGAEVRSSDDAQEAQLRLIRDGEAIKIESSLILDDNNEDEDVNEEIE from the coding sequence ATGGAACGCATAGCGGCAAGTTCACAAGCATCCATTGATAAATATATGCCAGTTAAATTGGCGCAAGCAATTGCAAATCCAATTTTTCCTGAGCTTGATAGTACTTTACGTTCTGGGCGTCATATTGGCATTGATGAGCTTGATCATCATGCCTTTTTAATGGACTTTCAACTAGAACTTGAACAATTTTACCAGCGGTATAACGTTGAATTAATAAGAGCACCAGAAGGATTTTTTTATCTTCGACCTCGCTCAACAACATTAATTCCTCGTTCAATATTATCTGAATTAGAAATGCTAGTTGGTAAAGTGCTTTGTTACCTTTATTTAAGCCCTGAACGATTAGCACATGAAGGGATCTTTACGTTGCAAGAGTTGTTTGAAGAACTAATTTCATTAGCCGATGAAAATAAATTGCTTAAATTAGTTAATCAGCGTTCTACTGGATCTGATTTAGATCGTCAAAAATTATTTGATAAAGTTAAAACAGCTTTAAATCGATTACGTAGACTTGGTATGATTTACTTCATTGTTGGTAATGATAGTAGCCGTTTTCGCATTAATGAATCAATTTTTCGTTTTGGTGCTGAAGTCCGTAGTAGTGATGATGCGCAAGAAGCTCAACTGCGTTTAATCCGTGATGGCGAAGCAATTAAGATAGAATCATCACTTATCTTAGATGATAATAATGAAGACGAAGATGTTAATGAGGAGATAGAATAA
- a CDS encoding DUF4198 domain-containing protein, translated as MHKIFFLTLSGFVTCFITQTVFAHGIWIANRVDQKQIILGEGPLDNGYNPDTVKQIHAYTNDWVPSSIIKKDHSNYVTVEPSDKISVVTIDFDYGYWTQNAHGKYINLPMNQVQGATTGTHAIKYSVNYLSSVTNPKIIKDIPLQIVPNIDPTKLKRGDTLPITVYKDGQPLANVPVIIDVVNNLDQTIKTDNNGEVDIIVPNQGLNVIGVEIGFPIEKSNLATQNKFFTTLVFTLIPEE; from the coding sequence ATGCATAAAATATTTTTTTTAACTCTATCGGGATTTGTTACTTGCTTTATAACTCAGACGGTCTTTGCTCATGGTATCTGGATTGCCAATCGTGTTGATCAAAAACAGATTATTTTAGGTGAAGGCCCATTGGATAACGGTTACAACCCAGATACGGTAAAACAAATTCATGCCTACACAAATGATTGGGTGCCATCATCTATCATAAAAAAAGATCACAGTAATTATGTGACTGTTGAACCATCCGATAAAATATCAGTGGTAACGATTGATTTTGATTACGGCTACTGGACGCAAAATGCACATGGAAAATATATCAATTTACCAATGAATCAAGTCCAAGGCGCCACTACTGGTACTCATGCTATAAAATATAGTGTAAATTATTTATCATCTGTAACTAATCCTAAAATCATTAAAGATATTCCATTACAAATCGTACCTAACATTGATCCAACTAAATTAAAACGTGGGGACACATTACCTATTACTGTTTATAAAGACGGTCAACCTCTTGCAAATGTTCCTGTAATTATTGATGTAGTGAATAATTTAGATCAAACTATAAAAACCGATAATAACGGAGAAGTTGATATTATTGTTCCTAATCAAGGTTTAAATGTTATTGGTGTTGAAATTGGTTTTCCAATTGAAAAAAGTAATTTAGCAACCCAAAACAAATTCTTCACAACTTTAGTTTTTACTTTAATACCAGAAGAGTAA